Part of the Oscillatoria salina IIICB1 genome, CTATTGGTGCTGCTTGTAAAAATTGCTCGGAGTTAGTTTCTCTACGTGCGAAAAAGCGGACTCCTTGGAAATTAGCTCCTGCTAAGTTAGCTCCACGCAAATCGGTGGCGCTAAGATTGGCATAACGTAGGCTGGTATTTTCTAACTGAGCGTTACTGAGATTGGCACCTTTGAGCGTCGCGAAACTAAAATCTGCTTGTTTAAGATGAGCATGATTAAAATTGGCAGCAGTTAGGTTTGCTCCTTGCCAGTTAGTTGCAGTTAAATTAGCATAATCAAATTGGCTGTCAACGGCGCTGACTTGTCCGAAACGTGCTTGTTGGAGATCGGCGTAAGAAAAATTAGTTTCTTCTAAATCTGCGCCTGTGAAACTAGCATTTTCTAAGATAGCTTGGCGGAAATTGGCACCCAGGAGAGAGGCGCTGCTAAAGTTAGTGGCGATCGCGCGCGCGCTGCTTAAATTTGCTCGTCTTAAATTGGCTCTGAGTAAGCTGCTACGATTGAGCAAAACGTTTCTTAAGTCTGCACCAGCAAGATTTGCTCTGGTTAAGTCTGCACCGCTAAAGTCAGTTAATTCGTCGTCAAAGGTTCCCCAGCGTTTGTCTTCTCCTGTGCCATAGAAGCGGCTTTCTTGAAAACTAGCATAAGTTAAATTTGCGCCTCGGAAGTTAATGCCGGAAAGGTCGGTTTTGTCTAAAATTAAACTGAATTTGGCTTCGCCGAGGGTAAGCGCACCCAAATGAGTATTGCTCAAATTTGCTTCTGTACTTACTTGATTATCGAGGGCTAAAATTTTGGCGATCGCTCTTTGGGTGGCTACCAGTCTTAAAGCTGTGGTTTCTTGTTCGGTTTCTGTACCCTGCTGTTGCAATACTTCTAAGTCTTTGTCTAAGGATTGATTTAAACGTTGCAAGGAAGGTAAGGCAGATTTCCCGATACTGACTAAAGCCTGCTGAATAGTTTCAATCAAAAAGGGGTTGTCTTCTTGGGCAAGTAAGTCTACTAATAAAGGAGCTGCACGGGAGTCTTCTAGTCTGGCGAGTGCTAAAATTGCTCCCTGGCGTTTGTCGGTTTCGTAGCTAGGGGTAGAACTTAATTGTCTGACTAAGGCGAGAAATAATTTGTCTTTTTGTTCGTTAAACT contains:
- a CDS encoding pentapeptide repeat-containing protein, with amino-acid sequence MASNTIKPEKSQNYRSSPRLQIASLLLRRCVAGVVEVSLAIASGLVPYGVGLYVQSGSPSELVPLNPVLATVEEAIAKTLALPRRPENQQQVPPLTNLFWWGALISPAAIVTWQLYLLGKTGQTTPKNWLNIRVVTIQGTSPGLLRAGFREIVGRWGLPVGIAYLIWRYAGVFPNLGILLGLSGIFVVTETATLLFSSQLRSLHDRLAGTLVIDAFGKVPGFAKQRKSKFPHNSRPITVVEVQTNQTNSDTDTEEENFDEEAETASPPQEKVTTIVLTTTEGETPKLHLWRWMRQHPGTTLLIVALSAMASVLGTFVGTQIYIQTQANQREFNEQKDKLFLALVRQLSSTPSYETDKRQGAILALARLEDSRAAPLLVDLLAQEDNPFLIETIQQALVSIGKSALPSLQRLNQSLDKDLEVLQQQGTETEQETTALRLVATQRAIAKILALDNQVSTEANLSNTHLGALTLGEAKFSLILDKTDLSGINFRGANLTYASFQESRFYGTGEDKRWGTFDDELTDFSGADLTRANLAGADLRNVLLNRSSLLRANLRRANLSSARAIATNFSSASLLGANFRQAILENASFTGADLEETNFSYADLQQARFGQVSAVDSQFDYANLTATNWQGANLTAANFNHAHLKQADFSFATLKGANLSNAQLENTSLRYANLSATDLRGANLAGANFQGVRFFARRETNSEQFLQAAPIADSVAKIEGVNFAQVKNLDAQQIDFICRQGGIHPQCF